The Neodiprion fabricii isolate iyNeoFabr1 chromosome 4, iyNeoFabr1.1, whole genome shotgun sequence genome window below encodes:
- the LOC124181018 gene encoding phospholipase DDHD1-like isoform X2 has product MSENLLNDVDPLSEIPMESDSRPTEELQDSLSQHNGIEENSDIEVNELEYAEPLPPEKVRWFYKEGVDKRWVEFCGYDSLRIENVWRRRKSGTNEHNNLTADGHMERVVVRGGMYDVEIDNMRCVSIYWPGEEWEIMRGTWFYDGSWIPLEPDPSRAIEETHLTLFQKSSPTQSSSTSAASTPSHSYKATGYRLRRGYKHPAVMDDKPHDIDHLVFVVHGIGQKRDTGKIIRNTTSFRECVDWLKQKYFPTLTHRAEFFPVEWRSSLKLDGDIVDAITPYSVLSIRHLLNTSAMDILYYTSPLYGGEVRAGLQKELNRLYFMFASRHPNWKGKVSILAHSLGCVIVYDIVTGWMGPDNRPSSPASPEVSPEGLQFPIENLFCLGSPLSVFLALRTRAPSNRIGVMPQDLCKRFYNIFHWSDPVAYRMEPLLERGYSRVEPVLIPPYGGVDGQPCEQSPSSSNAVDPNLPSAESEERDESPGDMPSRNADKGWSLWGLVRGGWSTKDGTSLSTPDMNPPFHPDQELKPRLDYVLRAVGLGRNYLYTVTAHTAYWSNYDVAYFVLTKLFPALET; this is encoded by the exons ATGTCTGAAAACCTGTTGAACGATGTTGATCCCCTGAGCGAAATACCCATGGAATCGGATTCACGGCCCACCGAAG AGCTGCAAGACAGTTTGTCCCAACACAATGGAATAGAAGAAAATTCAGACATCGAAGTAAACGAATTAGAATATGCAGAGCCTCTGCCCCCAGAAAAAGTCAGATGGTTTTATAAAGAGGGAGTGGACAAGAGATGGGTTGAATTTTGTGGATACGACAGTCttagaattgaaaatgtttggAGACGTCGAAAGAGCGGCACAAATGAACACAACAATCTTACCGCTGATGGGCATATGGAAAGAGTTGTTGTCAGAGGTGGAATGTATGATGTAGAAATAGACAATATGCGATGCGTCTCAATTTACTGGCCAG GCGAAGAATGGGAAATAATGAGGGGTACTTGGTTTTATGATGGCAGTTGGATACCGCTGGAACCGGATCCCTCGCGGGCTATAGAAGAAACACATCTTACGTTGTTTCAAAAATCGTCTCCCACCCAATCTAGTTCAACGTCAGCAGCCAGCACCCCGTCACATTCTTACAAAG CGACGGGATATCGCCTAAGGAGAGGATACAAACATCCTGCGGTTATGGACGATAAACCACACGACATCGATCACTTGGTTTTTGTCGTTCATGGTATCGGACAGAAGAGAGACACTGGAAAGATTATTCGTAACACAACATC TTTCAGAGAATGTGTCGATTGGTTAAAACAAAAGTATTTTCCAACTTTGACTCACCGTGCAGAATTTTTTCCTGTTGAATGGAGATCTTCGCTCAAACTTGATGGAG ATATCGTGGATGCTATAACACCTTACAGTGTTCTGAGTATTCGTCATTTACTGAATACATCGGCGATGGACATTCTCTATTATACAAGTCCATTGTACGGCGGAGAGGTCAGAGCTGGTCTTCAAAAAGAGCTCAACAGACTTTACTTCATGTTCGCTAGTCGCCATCCAAATTGGAAAGGGAAAGTATCCATATTAGCTCACTCTCTGGGTTGTGTAATCGTCTACGACATTGTCACAGGATGGATGGGCCCTGACAATAGACCTTCGTCACCAGCATCACCCGAAGTTTCGCCAGAAGGTCTGCAATTTCCT ATTGAGAACCTCTTTTGTCTGGGTTCTCCGCTATCGGTATTCCTAGCTTTGCGCACCCGTGCTCCATCCAACAGAATTGGTGTAATGCCACAAGATTTGTGCAAGCGATTctataacatttttcattggTCAGATCCAGTAGCTTATCGAATGGAGCCATTATTAGAAAGGGGATACAGTAGAGTAGAACCTGTGCTGATACCCCCGTACGGTGGGGTCGATGGCCAACCGTGCGAACAGTCACCCTCCTCGTCGAATGCAGTTGATCCAAATTTACCATCTGCAG AGAGCGAAGAAAGAGACGAAAGCCCAGGAGATATGCCAAGTCGTAATGCAGACAAAGGCTGGAGTCTCTGGGGCTTGGTGAGAGGTGGGTGGAGCACGAAAGATGGCACATCCTTGTCTACACCAGATATGAATCCACCATTTCATCCTGATCAAG AACTGAAGCCTAGATTGGATTACGTCTTACGGGCTGTTGGTTTGGGGCGAAATTACCTTTATACAGTTACAGCTCACACTGCCTATTGGAGCAACTATGACGTAGCCTATTTTGTACTGACTAAACTTTTCCCTGCACTGGAGACATGA
- the LOC124181018 gene encoding phospholipase DDHD1-like isoform X4 gives MSENLLNDVDPLSEIPMESDSRPTEGEEWEIMRGTWFYDGSWIPLEPDPSRAIEETHLTLFQKSSPTQSSSTSAASTPSHSYKVLHTKNFPEFHVDWHAVDDVALYSENTPSKLMRSVTLKLGFTKTTGYRLRRGYKHPAVMDDKPHDIDHLVFVVHGIGQKRDTGKIIRNTTSFRECVDWLKQKYFPTLTHRAEFFPVEWRSSLKLDGDIVDAITPYSVLSIRHLLNTSAMDILYYTSPLYGGEVRAGLQKELNRLYFMFASRHPNWKGKVSILAHSLGCVIVYDIVTGWMGPDNRPSSPASPEVSPEGLQFPIENLFCLGSPLSVFLALRTRAPSNRIGVMPQDLCKRFYNIFHWSDPVAYRMEPLLERGYSRVEPVLIPPYGGVDGQPCEQSPSSSNAVDPNLPSAESEERDESPGDMPSRNADKGWSLWGLVRGGWSTKDGTSLSTPDMNPPFHPDQELKPRLDYVLRAVGLGRNYLYTVTAHTAYWSNYDVAYFVLTKLFPALET, from the exons ATGTCTGAAAACCTGTTGAACGATGTTGATCCCCTGAGCGAAATACCCATGGAATCGGATTCACGGCCCACCGAAG GCGAAGAATGGGAAATAATGAGGGGTACTTGGTTTTATGATGGCAGTTGGATACCGCTGGAACCGGATCCCTCGCGGGCTATAGAAGAAACACATCTTACGTTGTTTCAAAAATCGTCTCCCACCCAATCTAGTTCAACGTCAGCAGCCAGCACCCCGTCACATTCTTACAAAG TTCTTCATACAAAAAACTTTCCCGAATTCCATGTGGATTGGCATGCAGTAGATGATGTAGCTCTCTACAGTGAAAATACACCAAGCAAATTAATGCGTAGCGTAACACTGAAATTGGGATTCACCAAAA CGACGGGATATCGCCTAAGGAGAGGATACAAACATCCTGCGGTTATGGACGATAAACCACACGACATCGATCACTTGGTTTTTGTCGTTCATGGTATCGGACAGAAGAGAGACACTGGAAAGATTATTCGTAACACAACATC TTTCAGAGAATGTGTCGATTGGTTAAAACAAAAGTATTTTCCAACTTTGACTCACCGTGCAGAATTTTTTCCTGTTGAATGGAGATCTTCGCTCAAACTTGATGGAG ATATCGTGGATGCTATAACACCTTACAGTGTTCTGAGTATTCGTCATTTACTGAATACATCGGCGATGGACATTCTCTATTATACAAGTCCATTGTACGGCGGAGAGGTCAGAGCTGGTCTTCAAAAAGAGCTCAACAGACTTTACTTCATGTTCGCTAGTCGCCATCCAAATTGGAAAGGGAAAGTATCCATATTAGCTCACTCTCTGGGTTGTGTAATCGTCTACGACATTGTCACAGGATGGATGGGCCCTGACAATAGACCTTCGTCACCAGCATCACCCGAAGTTTCGCCAGAAGGTCTGCAATTTCCT ATTGAGAACCTCTTTTGTCTGGGTTCTCCGCTATCGGTATTCCTAGCTTTGCGCACCCGTGCTCCATCCAACAGAATTGGTGTAATGCCACAAGATTTGTGCAAGCGATTctataacatttttcattggTCAGATCCAGTAGCTTATCGAATGGAGCCATTATTAGAAAGGGGATACAGTAGAGTAGAACCTGTGCTGATACCCCCGTACGGTGGGGTCGATGGCCAACCGTGCGAACAGTCACCCTCCTCGTCGAATGCAGTTGATCCAAATTTACCATCTGCAG AGAGCGAAGAAAGAGACGAAAGCCCAGGAGATATGCCAAGTCGTAATGCAGACAAAGGCTGGAGTCTCTGGGGCTTGGTGAGAGGTGGGTGGAGCACGAAAGATGGCACATCCTTGTCTACACCAGATATGAATCCACCATTTCATCCTGATCAAG AACTGAAGCCTAGATTGGATTACGTCTTACGGGCTGTTGGTTTGGGGCGAAATTACCTTTATACAGTTACAGCTCACACTGCCTATTGGAGCAACTATGACGTAGCCTATTTTGTACTGACTAAACTTTTCCCTGCACTGGAGACATGA
- the LOC124181018 gene encoding phospholipase DDHD1-like isoform X1: MSENLLNDVDPLSEIPMESDSRPTEELQDSLSQHNGIEENSDIEVNELEYAEPLPPEKVRWFYKEGVDKRWVEFCGYDSLRIENVWRRRKSGTNEHNNLTADGHMERVVVRGGMYDVEIDNMRCVSIYWPGEEWEIMRGTWFYDGSWIPLEPDPSRAIEETHLTLFQKSSPTQSSSTSAASTPSHSYKVLHTKNFPEFHVDWHAVDDVALYSENTPSKLMRSVTLKLGFTKTTGYRLRRGYKHPAVMDDKPHDIDHLVFVVHGIGQKRDTGKIIRNTTSFRECVDWLKQKYFPTLTHRAEFFPVEWRSSLKLDGDIVDAITPYSVLSIRHLLNTSAMDILYYTSPLYGGEVRAGLQKELNRLYFMFASRHPNWKGKVSILAHSLGCVIVYDIVTGWMGPDNRPSSPASPEVSPEGLQFPIENLFCLGSPLSVFLALRTRAPSNRIGVMPQDLCKRFYNIFHWSDPVAYRMEPLLERGYSRVEPVLIPPYGGVDGQPCEQSPSSSNAVDPNLPSAESEERDESPGDMPSRNADKGWSLWGLVRGGWSTKDGTSLSTPDMNPPFHPDQELKPRLDYVLRAVGLGRNYLYTVTAHTAYWSNYDVAYFVLTKLFPALET, translated from the exons ATGTCTGAAAACCTGTTGAACGATGTTGATCCCCTGAGCGAAATACCCATGGAATCGGATTCACGGCCCACCGAAG AGCTGCAAGACAGTTTGTCCCAACACAATGGAATAGAAGAAAATTCAGACATCGAAGTAAACGAATTAGAATATGCAGAGCCTCTGCCCCCAGAAAAAGTCAGATGGTTTTATAAAGAGGGAGTGGACAAGAGATGGGTTGAATTTTGTGGATACGACAGTCttagaattgaaaatgtttggAGACGTCGAAAGAGCGGCACAAATGAACACAACAATCTTACCGCTGATGGGCATATGGAAAGAGTTGTTGTCAGAGGTGGAATGTATGATGTAGAAATAGACAATATGCGATGCGTCTCAATTTACTGGCCAG GCGAAGAATGGGAAATAATGAGGGGTACTTGGTTTTATGATGGCAGTTGGATACCGCTGGAACCGGATCCCTCGCGGGCTATAGAAGAAACACATCTTACGTTGTTTCAAAAATCGTCTCCCACCCAATCTAGTTCAACGTCAGCAGCCAGCACCCCGTCACATTCTTACAAAG TTCTTCATACAAAAAACTTTCCCGAATTCCATGTGGATTGGCATGCAGTAGATGATGTAGCTCTCTACAGTGAAAATACACCAAGCAAATTAATGCGTAGCGTAACACTGAAATTGGGATTCACCAAAA CGACGGGATATCGCCTAAGGAGAGGATACAAACATCCTGCGGTTATGGACGATAAACCACACGACATCGATCACTTGGTTTTTGTCGTTCATGGTATCGGACAGAAGAGAGACACTGGAAAGATTATTCGTAACACAACATC TTTCAGAGAATGTGTCGATTGGTTAAAACAAAAGTATTTTCCAACTTTGACTCACCGTGCAGAATTTTTTCCTGTTGAATGGAGATCTTCGCTCAAACTTGATGGAG ATATCGTGGATGCTATAACACCTTACAGTGTTCTGAGTATTCGTCATTTACTGAATACATCGGCGATGGACATTCTCTATTATACAAGTCCATTGTACGGCGGAGAGGTCAGAGCTGGTCTTCAAAAAGAGCTCAACAGACTTTACTTCATGTTCGCTAGTCGCCATCCAAATTGGAAAGGGAAAGTATCCATATTAGCTCACTCTCTGGGTTGTGTAATCGTCTACGACATTGTCACAGGATGGATGGGCCCTGACAATAGACCTTCGTCACCAGCATCACCCGAAGTTTCGCCAGAAGGTCTGCAATTTCCT ATTGAGAACCTCTTTTGTCTGGGTTCTCCGCTATCGGTATTCCTAGCTTTGCGCACCCGTGCTCCATCCAACAGAATTGGTGTAATGCCACAAGATTTGTGCAAGCGATTctataacatttttcattggTCAGATCCAGTAGCTTATCGAATGGAGCCATTATTAGAAAGGGGATACAGTAGAGTAGAACCTGTGCTGATACCCCCGTACGGTGGGGTCGATGGCCAACCGTGCGAACAGTCACCCTCCTCGTCGAATGCAGTTGATCCAAATTTACCATCTGCAG AGAGCGAAGAAAGAGACGAAAGCCCAGGAGATATGCCAAGTCGTAATGCAGACAAAGGCTGGAGTCTCTGGGGCTTGGTGAGAGGTGGGTGGAGCACGAAAGATGGCACATCCTTGTCTACACCAGATATGAATCCACCATTTCATCCTGATCAAG AACTGAAGCCTAGATTGGATTACGTCTTACGGGCTGTTGGTTTGGGGCGAAATTACCTTTATACAGTTACAGCTCACACTGCCTATTGGAGCAACTATGACGTAGCCTATTTTGTACTGACTAAACTTTTCCCTGCACTGGAGACATGA
- the LOC124181018 gene encoding phospholipase DDHD1-like isoform X3: protein MSENLLNDVDPLSEIPMESDSRPTEELQDSLSQHNGIEENSDIEVNELEYAEPLPPEKVRWFYKEGVDKRWVEFCGYDSLRIENVWRRRKSGTNEHNNLTADGHMERVVVRGGMYDVEIDNMRCVSIYWPGEEWEIMRGTWFYDGSWIPLEPDPSRAIEETHLTLFQKSSPTQSSSTSAASTPSHSYKVLHTKNFPEFHVDWHAVDDVALYSENTPSKLMRSVTLKLGFTKTTGYRLRRGYKHPAVMDDKPHDIDHLVFVVHGIGQKRDTGKIIRNTTSFRECVDWLKQKYFPTLTHRAEFFPVEWRSSLKLDGDIVDAITPYSVLSIRHLLNTSAMDILYYTSPLYGGEVRAGLQKELNRLYFMFASRHPNWKGKVSILAHSLGCVIVYDIVTGWMGPDNRPSSPASPEVSPEDPVAYRMEPLLERGYSRVEPVLIPPYGGVDGQPCEQSPSSSNAVDPNLPSAESEERDESPGDMPSRNADKGWSLWGLVRGGWSTKDGTSLSTPDMNPPFHPDQELKPRLDYVLRAVGLGRNYLYTVTAHTAYWSNYDVAYFVLTKLFPALET from the exons ATGTCTGAAAACCTGTTGAACGATGTTGATCCCCTGAGCGAAATACCCATGGAATCGGATTCACGGCCCACCGAAG AGCTGCAAGACAGTTTGTCCCAACACAATGGAATAGAAGAAAATTCAGACATCGAAGTAAACGAATTAGAATATGCAGAGCCTCTGCCCCCAGAAAAAGTCAGATGGTTTTATAAAGAGGGAGTGGACAAGAGATGGGTTGAATTTTGTGGATACGACAGTCttagaattgaaaatgtttggAGACGTCGAAAGAGCGGCACAAATGAACACAACAATCTTACCGCTGATGGGCATATGGAAAGAGTTGTTGTCAGAGGTGGAATGTATGATGTAGAAATAGACAATATGCGATGCGTCTCAATTTACTGGCCAG GCGAAGAATGGGAAATAATGAGGGGTACTTGGTTTTATGATGGCAGTTGGATACCGCTGGAACCGGATCCCTCGCGGGCTATAGAAGAAACACATCTTACGTTGTTTCAAAAATCGTCTCCCACCCAATCTAGTTCAACGTCAGCAGCCAGCACCCCGTCACATTCTTACAAAG TTCTTCATACAAAAAACTTTCCCGAATTCCATGTGGATTGGCATGCAGTAGATGATGTAGCTCTCTACAGTGAAAATACACCAAGCAAATTAATGCGTAGCGTAACACTGAAATTGGGATTCACCAAAA CGACGGGATATCGCCTAAGGAGAGGATACAAACATCCTGCGGTTATGGACGATAAACCACACGACATCGATCACTTGGTTTTTGTCGTTCATGGTATCGGACAGAAGAGAGACACTGGAAAGATTATTCGTAACACAACATC TTTCAGAGAATGTGTCGATTGGTTAAAACAAAAGTATTTTCCAACTTTGACTCACCGTGCAGAATTTTTTCCTGTTGAATGGAGATCTTCGCTCAAACTTGATGGAG ATATCGTGGATGCTATAACACCTTACAGTGTTCTGAGTATTCGTCATTTACTGAATACATCGGCGATGGACATTCTCTATTATACAAGTCCATTGTACGGCGGAGAGGTCAGAGCTGGTCTTCAAAAAGAGCTCAACAGACTTTACTTCATGTTCGCTAGTCGCCATCCAAATTGGAAAGGGAAAGTATCCATATTAGCTCACTCTCTGGGTTGTGTAATCGTCTACGACATTGTCACAGGATGGATGGGCCCTGACAATAGACCTTCGTCACCAGCATCACCCGAAGTTTCGCCAGAAG ATCCAGTAGCTTATCGAATGGAGCCATTATTAGAAAGGGGATACAGTAGAGTAGAACCTGTGCTGATACCCCCGTACGGTGGGGTCGATGGCCAACCGTGCGAACAGTCACCCTCCTCGTCGAATGCAGTTGATCCAAATTTACCATCTGCAG AGAGCGAAGAAAGAGACGAAAGCCCAGGAGATATGCCAAGTCGTAATGCAGACAAAGGCTGGAGTCTCTGGGGCTTGGTGAGAGGTGGGTGGAGCACGAAAGATGGCACATCCTTGTCTACACCAGATATGAATCCACCATTTCATCCTGATCAAG AACTGAAGCCTAGATTGGATTACGTCTTACGGGCTGTTGGTTTGGGGCGAAATTACCTTTATACAGTTACAGCTCACACTGCCTATTGGAGCAACTATGACGTAGCCTATTTTGTACTGACTAAACTTTTCCCTGCACTGGAGACATGA